A section of the Pseudomonas tritici genome encodes:
- the pilH gene encoding twitching motility response regulator PilH, with protein sequence MARVLIVDDSPTEMYKLTGMLEKHGHQVLKAENGADGVALARQEKPDAVLMDIVMPGLNGFQATRQLSKEPETNGIPIIIITTKDQETDKIWGARQGAKDYLTKPVDEETLIATLNKVLAG encoded by the coding sequence ATGGCACGTGTTCTGATCGTCGACGATTCGCCGACCGAAATGTACAAACTCACCGGCATGCTGGAAAAGCATGGCCACCAGGTCCTCAAGGCTGAAAACGGTGCGGACGGCGTGGCTCTGGCCCGCCAGGAAAAACCCGACGCCGTGCTGATGGACATCGTGATGCCGGGCCTCAATGGCTTCCAGGCCACGCGCCAGCTGTCCAAGGAGCCGGAAACCAACGGCATCCCGATCATCATCATCACCACCAAGGACCAGGAAACCGACAAGATCTGGGGGGCACGCCAGGGCGCCAAGGATTACCTGACCAAGCCGGTGGATGAAGAAACCCTGATCGCCACCCTGAACAAGGTGCTGGCCGGCTGA
- the pilG gene encoding twitching motility response regulator PilG, whose protein sequence is MEQQSNALRVMVIDDSKTIRRTAETLLKNVGCDVITAIDGFDALARIVDHHPHIIFVDIMMPRLDGYQTCALVKNNPAFKSIPVIMLSSKDGLFDKAKGRTVGVDQFLTKPFSKEELLGAIKAYVPAFAAVEQAH, encoded by the coding sequence ATGGAACAGCAATCCAACGCCTTGAGAGTGATGGTGATCGACGATTCGAAGACGATCCGCCGCACCGCCGAGACCCTGTTGAAGAACGTGGGGTGCGATGTCATCACGGCCATCGACGGTTTTGATGCCCTGGCCCGGATTGTTGATCATCACCCGCACATTATTTTTGTCGACATCATGATGCCGCGCCTGGATGGCTATCAGACGTGCGCGCTGGTGAAGAACAACCCGGCGTTCAAGTCGATCCCGGTGATCATGTTGTCCTCCAAGGACGGCCTGTTCGACAAGGCCAAGGGCCGTACCGTGGGTGTCGATCAGTTTTTGACCAAACCTTTCAGCAAGGAAGAACTGCTGGGCGCAATCAAGGCCTACGTGCCTGCCTTCGCCGCAGTAGAACAAGCACACTGA
- the gshB gene encoding glutathione synthase produces the protein MSVRVGIVMDPIASISYKKDSSLAMLLAAQARGWTLFYMEQRDLYQGDGEARARMRPLQVFANPQKWFELQDEIDSPLSDLDVILMRKDPPFDMEFVYSTYLLEQAERAGVLIVNKPQSLRDCNEKLFATLFPQCTPPTVVSRRADVLREFAAKHGDVILKPLDGMGGTSIFRHRAGDPNLSVILETLTALGTQQIMGQAYLPAIKDGDKRILMIDGEPVDYCLARIPAAGETRGNLAAGGRGEARPLSDKDRWIASQVGPTLREKGLLFVGLDVIGENLTEINVTSPTCIREIDNAFGTNIGEMLMAAIEHKLQAK, from the coding sequence ATGAGCGTTCGCGTCGGCATTGTCATGGACCCTATCGCCAGCATTTCCTATAAAAAGGACAGCTCGCTGGCCATGCTCCTGGCCGCCCAGGCCCGCGGTTGGACGTTGTTCTATATGGAGCAGCGCGATCTTTACCAGGGCGACGGCGAAGCCCGCGCACGCATGCGCCCGCTGCAGGTGTTTGCCAACCCGCAGAAGTGGTTCGAGCTGCAAGATGAAATCGACAGCCCGTTGAGCGATCTGGACGTGATCCTGATGCGCAAGGACCCGCCGTTCGACATGGAATTCGTGTACTCCACCTACCTGCTGGAGCAGGCCGAACGCGCTGGCGTACTGATCGTCAACAAGCCGCAGAGCCTACGCGACTGCAATGAAAAGCTGTTCGCCACGCTGTTCCCGCAGTGCACGCCGCCGACCGTGGTCAGCCGCCGCGCCGATGTGCTGCGTGAATTTGCCGCCAAACATGGCGATGTGATTCTCAAGCCGTTGGACGGCATGGGTGGCACCTCGATCTTCCGTCACCGCGCGGGCGACCCGAACCTGTCGGTGATCCTGGAAACCCTGACCGCCCTTGGCACCCAGCAGATCATGGGCCAGGCCTACCTGCCGGCGATCAAGGACGGCGACAAGCGCATCCTGATGATCGACGGCGAGCCGGTGGATTACTGCCTGGCGCGTATCCCGGCAGCCGGCGAAACCCGTGGCAACCTGGCGGCCGGTGGGCGCGGCGAAGCACGGCCTTTGTCGGACAAGGACCGTTGGATCGCCTCCCAAGTCGGTCCAACGCTGCGTGAAAAGGGCTTGCTGTTTGTCGGCCTGGACGTGATCGGTGAGAACCTGACTGAAATCAACGTCACCAGCCCGACCTGTATCCGCGAGATCGACAATGCATTTGGCACGAACATCGGCGAAATGCTGATGGCCGCCATTGAGCACAAGCTACAAGCCAAGTGA
- a CDS encoding energy transducer TonB: MTLPSELPPELSHSGVRPADRLGFTLFLAALIHLALILGVGFTMVEPKQISKTLEITLATFKSEKKPEKADFLAQDNQQGSGTLDKKAVPKTTEVAPFQDNKVNKVTPPPTPKPEVKQAAPKPAVTTVAPKPQKAPTQREKAKTEPTPEPVKPAPTFDSSTLSDEISSLEAELANEQQLYAKRPRIYRLNAASTMRDKGAWYKDEWRKKVERIGNLNYPEEARRQQIYGNLRLLVSINRDGTLYEVQVLESSGQPLLDQAAQRIVRLAAPFAPFSGDLNDVDRLEIIRTWKFAKGDRLSSN; this comes from the coding sequence ATGACACTCCCGTCCGAACTGCCCCCCGAACTCTCCCATAGCGGCGTGCGCCCGGCTGATCGGCTCGGATTTACCCTGTTCCTGGCGGCCTTGATTCACCTGGCCCTGATCCTCGGCGTGGGGTTCACGATGGTCGAACCCAAGCAGATCAGCAAAACCCTGGAAATCACCCTCGCCACGTTCAAGAGCGAAAAGAAGCCCGAGAAGGCCGACTTTCTCGCCCAGGACAACCAGCAAGGCAGCGGCACCCTGGACAAGAAAGCCGTGCCCAAGACCACCGAAGTGGCGCCGTTCCAGGACAACAAGGTGAATAAAGTCACCCCGCCGCCGACGCCTAAGCCCGAGGTCAAGCAAGCCGCACCCAAGCCTGCGGTGACTACTGTCGCACCCAAACCGCAAAAAGCCCCGACCCAGCGCGAAAAGGCCAAGACCGAACCCACGCCCGAGCCCGTAAAGCCAGCACCGACCTTCGACAGCTCGACACTGTCCGACGAAATCTCCAGCCTCGAAGCCGAACTGGCCAACGAACAGCAGCTGTACGCCAAGCGCCCGCGCATCTACCGGCTAAACGCCGCCTCGACCATGCGCGACAAAGGTGCCTGGTATAAGGACGAGTGGCGCAAGAAGGTCGAGCGCATCGGCAACCTCAACTACCCCGAAGAAGCCCGACGCCAGCAGATTTACGGCAATTTGCGACTATTGGTTTCAATCAACCGTGACGGCACGCTATATGAAGTGCAGGTTCTGGAGTCCTCCGGCCAGCCATTGCTGGACCAGGCTGCCCAGCGCATCGTGCGCCTGGCGGCACCGTTTGCCCCGTTCAGCGGGGATTTGAACGACGTCGACCGCCTGGAAATCATCCGCACCTGGAAGTTCGCCAAGGGCGATCGGCTTTCCAGCAATTGA
- a CDS encoding YqgE/AlgH family protein: MKNVSPTYLKHQFLIAMPHMADPNFAQTLTYIVEHTANGAMGLVVNRPQELNLADILEQLRPDVDPPARCQDVPIYIGGPVQTDRGFVLHPTGPKFQATVDLEGVSLSTSQDVLFAIADGAGPEQSVITLGYAGWEAGQLEAELASNAWLTCPFDADILFNTPSELRLEAAAAKLRVNLSLLTSQAGHA, from the coding sequence ATGAAAAATGTCAGCCCGACCTACCTCAAGCACCAATTCCTGATCGCCATGCCCCATATGGCCGACCCGAACTTTGCGCAAACCTTGACCTACATTGTCGAGCACACGGCCAATGGTGCTATGGGACTCGTGGTAAACCGCCCGCAAGAGCTGAACCTGGCGGATATCCTCGAACAACTGCGACCAGACGTCGACCCGCCGGCCCGTTGCCAGGACGTGCCGATCTACATCGGCGGGCCGGTGCAGACCGATCGCGGTTTTGTACTGCACCCCACCGGGCCGAAGTTCCAGGCCACGGTCGATCTGGAAGGCGTGTCGCTGTCGACCTCTCAGGACGTGTTGTTCGCCATCGCTGACGGCGCTGGCCCCGAGCAAAGCGTGATCACCCTGGGCTATGCGGGCTGGGAAGCCGGGCAACTGGAAGCTGAGTTGGCGAGCAATGCCTGGCTGACCTGCCCCTTTGACGCCGACATCCTCTTCAACACCCCCAGCGAACTGCGCCTGGAAGCCGCGGCGGCGAAGCTGCGGGTCAACCTCAGCCTGCTGACCAGCCAGGCGGGGCACGCCTGA
- the ruvX gene encoding Holliday junction resolvase RuvX, whose amino-acid sequence MALRLILGFDYGTKQIGVAVGQVITGQARELCTLKAQNGIPDWNQVEALIKEWKPDAVVVGLPLNMDGTPSDMCLRAEKFARRLNGRYNIPFYTHDERLTTFEAKGERRDRGGQKGSYRDNPVDAIAAALLLQGWLDENTALFES is encoded by the coding sequence ATGGCCTTGCGTCTGATCCTCGGCTTTGACTACGGCACCAAGCAGATCGGCGTAGCCGTCGGCCAGGTGATTACCGGGCAGGCCCGCGAGCTGTGCACCCTCAAGGCCCAGAACGGTATCCCGGACTGGAACCAGGTCGAGGCCCTCATTAAAGAGTGGAAGCCCGACGCCGTGGTGGTCGGCTTGCCTTTGAATATGGATGGCACGCCCAGCGACATGTGCCTGCGCGCCGAAAAGTTCGCACGCCGCCTCAATGGCCGCTACAACATCCCCTTCTATACCCACGACGAGCGCCTGACCACTTTTGAAGCCAAGGGCGAGCGACGCGACCGTGGCGGGCAGAAAGGCAGCTACCGCGACAACCCCGTGGACGCCATTGCCGCCGCCCTGCTGTTGCAGGGTTGGCTGGACGAAAACACTGCTTTATTTGAATCCTGA
- the pyrR gene encoding bifunctional pyr operon transcriptional regulator/uracil phosphoribosyltransferase PyrR, producing MSLPNPAELISQMAKSLTAHLQHRAISEPRFIGIRTGGVWVAQALLEALGSDSPLGTLDVSFYRDDFSQNGLHPQVRPSALPFEIEGQHLVLIDDVLMSGRTIRAALNELFDYGRPASVTLVCLLDLEAGELPISPDVVGATLSLEAHQRVKLSGPTPLELELQDLAL from the coding sequence ATGAGCTTGCCGAACCCCGCCGAACTGATCAGCCAGATGGCCAAAAGCCTCACGGCCCATCTGCAACACCGCGCCATCAGCGAACCGCGTTTCATCGGCATTCGCACGGGCGGTGTGTGGGTGGCTCAGGCACTGCTGGAGGCGCTCGGCAGCGATTCGCCCCTGGGCACCCTGGACGTGTCCTTCTACCGCGATGACTTCAGCCAGAACGGCCTGCACCCGCAAGTGCGCCCCTCGGCCCTGCCCTTCGAGATCGAAGGCCAGCATCTGGTGTTGATCGATGACGTGCTGATGAGCGGCCGCACCATTCGCGCCGCCCTGAACGAACTGTTCGACTACGGCCGCCCGGCCAGCGTGACCCTGGTGTGCCTGCTGGACCTGGAAGCCGGCGAATTGCCGATCAGCCCGGATGTGGTCGGCGCCACACTGTCGCTGGAAGCCCACCAGCGGGTAAAATTGTCCGGTCCCACGCCGCTCGAACTCGAACTGCAAGACCTTGCCCTTTAA
- a CDS encoding aspartate carbamoyltransferase catalytic subunit has protein sequence MTPLDAKRPLQLNAQGQLQHFLSLDGLPRELLTEILDTADSFLEVGGRAVKKVPLLRGKTICNVFFENSTRTRTTFELAAQRLSADVITLNVSTSSASKGETLLDTLRNLEAMAADMFVVRHGDSGAAHFIAEHVCPQVAIINGGDGRHAHPTQGMLDMLTIRRHKGSFENLSVAIVGDILHSRVARSNMLALKTLGCPDIRVIAPKTLLPIGIEQYGVKVYTDMTEGLKDVDVVIMLRLQRERMAGGLLPSEGEFYRLFGLTTARLAGAKPDAIVMHPGPINRGVEIESAVADGNQSVILNQVTYGIAVRMAVLSMAMSGQTAQRQFEQENAQ, from the coding sequence ATGACGCCTCTAGATGCCAAGCGCCCGCTGCAGCTCAATGCTCAGGGCCAGTTGCAACATTTCTTGTCCCTCGACGGTTTGCCCCGCGAACTGCTCACCGAAATCCTCGACACCGCCGACTCGTTCCTCGAAGTCGGCGGCCGCGCGGTGAAGAAGGTCCCGCTGCTGCGCGGCAAGACCATCTGCAATGTGTTCTTCGAGAACTCCACGCGCACCCGTACCACCTTTGAGCTGGCCGCCCAGCGACTGTCGGCCGACGTAATCACGCTGAACGTGTCGACCTCGTCGGCGAGCAAGGGCGAAACCCTGCTCGACACCCTGCGCAACCTGGAAGCCATGGCCGCCGACATGTTCGTGGTGCGCCACGGCGATTCCGGCGCTGCGCACTTCATCGCCGAGCACGTGTGCCCGCAGGTAGCGATCATCAACGGCGGCGACGGCCGTCACGCCCACCCGACCCAGGGCATGCTCGACATGCTCACCATCCGTCGGCACAAGGGCAGCTTTGAAAACCTCTCGGTGGCCATCGTCGGCGACATCCTGCACTCGCGGGTGGCGCGCTCGAACATGCTGGCCCTGAAGACCCTGGGTTGCCCGGACATCCGCGTGATTGCACCGAAAACCCTGCTGCCGATCGGTATCGAGCAGTATGGCGTGAAGGTCTACACCGACATGACCGAAGGCCTCAAGGACGTGGACGTGGTGATCATGCTGCGCCTGCAACGCGAGCGCATGGCCGGCGGCCTGCTGCCAAGCGAAGGTGAGTTCTACCGCCTGTTCGGCCTGACCACCGCGCGCCTGGCCGGTGCCAAGCCGGATGCCATCGTGATGCACCCGGGCCCGATCAACCGCGGGGTGGAGATTGAGTCGGCGGTGGCCGACGGCAACCAGTCGGTGATCCTTAACCAGGTGACCTACGGCATCGCCGTGCGCATGGCGGTGTTGTCCATGGCCATGAGCGGACAAACCGCGCAACGTCAATTCGAGCAGGAGAACGCCCAGTGA
- a CDS encoding dihydroorotase, with protein sequence MKLSILGARVIDPASGLDQVTDLHLEAGKIIAIGAAPTGFSAVETIDAKGLVAAPGLVDLNVALREPGYSRKGNIISETRAAAAGGVTSLCCPPHTKPVLDTSAVTELILDRAREAGNCKVFPIGALSKGLDGEQLAELIALRDAGCVAFGNGLESFRSTRTLCRALEYAATFDLTVIFHSQDRDLAEGGLAHEGAVASFLGLPGIPETAETVALARDLLLVEQSGVRAHFSQLTSARGVALIAQAQARGLPVTADVALYQLILTDEALIDFSSLYHVQPPLRTRADREGLRAAVKSGVISAISSHHQPHERDAKLAPFGATEPGISSVELLLPLAMTLVEEGLLDLPTLLTRLSAGPAEALRLPAGKLAVGSAADLVLFDPASSTVAGEHWLSKGENCPFIGHSLPATVRYTLVDGRISYQA encoded by the coding sequence GTGAAGCTCAGCATTCTCGGCGCCCGAGTCATCGATCCAGCCAGTGGCCTGGATCAAGTTACCGATCTGCATCTGGAAGCCGGCAAGATCATCGCCATTGGCGCTGCCCCTACTGGCTTCAGCGCGGTTGAAACCATCGACGCCAAAGGCCTGGTGGCCGCGCCTGGCCTGGTGGACCTGAACGTCGCCCTGCGCGAGCCGGGTTACAGTCGCAAGGGCAACATCATCAGCGAAACCCGCGCCGCTGCGGCCGGTGGCGTGACCAGCCTGTGCTGCCCGCCGCATACCAAGCCAGTCCTGGACACCTCGGCGGTGACCGAACTGATCCTCGACCGCGCCCGCGAAGCCGGCAATTGCAAAGTGTTCCCCATTGGCGCCCTGAGCAAAGGCCTGGACGGCGAACAACTCGCCGAGCTGATCGCCCTGCGCGACGCCGGTTGCGTAGCCTTTGGCAACGGTTTGGAGAGCTTTCGCAGTACCCGCACCCTGTGCCGCGCCCTGGAGTACGCAGCCACCTTCGACCTGACGGTGATCTTCCACTCCCAGGATCGCGACCTGGCCGAAGGCGGCCTGGCCCATGAAGGCGCCGTGGCCAGCTTCCTCGGTTTGCCGGGCATTCCGGAAACCGCCGAAACCGTGGCCCTGGCCCGTGACCTGCTGCTGGTGGAACAAAGCGGCGTGCGCGCGCACTTCAGCCAATTGACCAGCGCACGCGGTGTCGCCCTGATCGCCCAGGCCCAGGCCCGTGGCTTGCCGGTGACGGCGGATGTGGCGTTATATCAGCTGATTTTGACCGATGAGGCGCTGATCGACTTCTCCAGCCTGTACCACGTGCAACCGCCGCTGCGCACCCGTGCCGACCGTGAGGGTTTGCGCGCGGCGGTGAAGTCGGGTGTGATCTCGGCGATTTCAAGCCACCACCAGCCCCACGAGCGCGATGCCAAGCTGGCACCGTTCGGCGCGACAGAGCCGGGTATCAGCAGCGTTGAGCTGTTGCTGCCGTTGGCGATGACGCTGGTGGAAGAGGGTTTGCTGGACTTGCCGACATTGCTCACACGACTGAGCGCCGGCCCGGCCGAGGCATTGCGCTTGCCGGCGGGTAAGTTGGCGGTAGGTTCGGCGGCGGACTTGGTGTTGTTTGACCCGGCCAGCTCCACGGTAGCTGGGGAGCACTGGCTGTCCAAAGGTGAGAATTGCCCGTTCATCGGGCATAGCCTGCCGGCGACGGTGCGCTACACCTTGGTGGACGGCCGCATCAGCTACCAGGCCTGA
- a CDS encoding NINE protein: MNTYQQIGQQQDTHSKVIGYLLWIFGFTGAHRFYYGKPVTGTIWFFTLGLLGIGWLIDLFLIPAMDREADLRFTAGPIEYNVAWILLAFLGVFGVHRMYQGKWISGLIYLLTGGLFLVGVLYDFWTLNTQISIRNAERNNGR; this comes from the coding sequence ATGAACACCTATCAACAGATTGGCCAGCAACAAGACACCCACAGCAAGGTGATCGGTTACCTGTTGTGGATTTTCGGTTTTACCGGCGCGCATCGCTTCTATTACGGCAAGCCGGTGACCGGCACGATCTGGTTTTTCACCTTGGGCTTGCTGGGGATTGGCTGGCTGATCGACCTGTTCCTGATCCCGGCCATGGACCGTGAAGCGGACCTGCGTTTTACCGCCGGGCCTATCGAATACAACGTGGCCTGGATCCTGTTGGCGTTCCTGGGCGTATTTGGCGTGCACCGTATGTATCAGGGCAAATGGATCTCCGGCCTGATCTACCTGCTGACCGGCGGTTTGTTCCTGGTGGGCGTGCTGTATGACTTCTGGACGCTGAATACGCAGATTTCGATTCGGAATGCGGAGCGCAATAACGGGCGTTGA
- a CDS encoding C40 family peptidase: MRPFFKTWLTICLLMPLAAHATNREQRLPNVNGFTPKVHSTPGTTKSVKLTVNRPTQLSKAHNGKAVPGLVGVNTKQSSTVLSRAVNVLGTPYRWGGSSPSKGFDCSGLVKYAFNDVAAVDLPRTSNAMAAGHGQKVDRKDLKPGDLLFFKLKSRQVNHVAIYLGNDRFIHAPRRGKSVSIDTLKKPFWDKNYVIAKRVLPKEQNNLRIVQR, from the coding sequence ATGCGACCATTTTTCAAGACATGGCTAACCATTTGCCTATTAATGCCACTGGCCGCCCACGCCACCAATCGTGAGCAACGACTTCCTAACGTTAACGGTTTCACCCCTAAAGTCCACAGCACGCCAGGTACTACCAAGTCGGTAAAGCTGACTGTCAACCGCCCGACTCAACTGAGCAAGGCCCACAACGGCAAAGCAGTACCGGGCCTGGTAGGCGTCAACACCAAGCAGAGCAGCACCGTCCTCAGCCGCGCCGTCAACGTGCTCGGTACTCCTTATCGTTGGGGCGGTAGCAGCCCAAGTAAAGGGTTCGACTGCAGTGGTTTGGTGAAATATGCGTTTAATGATGTTGCAGCGGTGGACTTGCCGCGCACGTCCAATGCCATGGCCGCCGGCCACGGGCAGAAGGTTGATCGCAAGGACCTGAAACCGGGTGACCTGTTGTTCTTCAAACTGAAGAGCCGCCAGGTGAACCACGTTGCCATCTACCTGGGCAATGACCGTTTTATCCACGCACCGCGCCGTGGCAAATCGGTGAGCATCGACACGCTGAAAAAGCCGTTCTGGGATAAGAACTACGTGATTGCCAAGCGGGTTCTGCCGAAAGAGCAGAACAACTTGCGGATCGTTCAGCGCTAA
- a CDS encoding type IV pilus twitching motility protein PilT, with protein sequence MDITELLTASVRRGASDLHLSAGLAPMLRVDGEVWPLDWPVLSPTQVADLLSPLLNQHQQKDFETSLETDFAFELPDVARFRANVFQQDRGMGAVFRTIPSEVQSLESLGLGDVFQRIAQLPRGLVLVTGPTGSGKSTTLAAMIDFLNQHRRQHILTLEDPIEFIHTPKTALINQRQVHRDTHSFSTALRSALREDPDVILVGELRDLETIRLALTAAETGHLVFGTLHTSSAAKTVDRLVDVFPAGEKAMVRAMLSESLQAVVSQVLVKKMGGGRVAAHEIMLGTPAIRNLIREDKVAQMVSAIQTGGALGMKTLDMSLKALVGEGVISREEAREKARVPADI encoded by the coding sequence ATGGATATCACTGAATTACTCACGGCCAGCGTGCGCCGTGGCGCCTCCGACCTGCATTTGTCGGCTGGCCTGGCGCCGATGTTGCGGGTGGATGGCGAGGTGTGGCCGCTGGATTGGCCGGTGCTCTCACCTACGCAAGTTGCGGACTTATTGAGCCCCTTACTGAATCAGCACCAACAAAAGGATTTCGAAACATCTCTTGAAACGGATTTTGCTTTCGAGCTACCCGACGTGGCGCGGTTCCGGGCGAATGTGTTCCAGCAGGATCGTGGCATGGGCGCCGTGTTTCGCACCATCCCCTCTGAGGTGCAGAGCCTGGAAAGCCTTGGCCTGGGAGATGTATTTCAGCGTATCGCCCAGCTACCACGCGGCTTGGTGTTGGTGACTGGCCCCACTGGCTCGGGCAAGTCCACAACCTTGGCGGCGATGATCGATTTTCTCAATCAGCATCGGCGTCAGCACATCCTTACGCTCGAAGATCCGATCGAGTTTATCCACACACCGAAAACGGCGTTGATCAACCAACGCCAGGTGCACCGCGACACCCATAGCTTTTCCACCGCACTGCGCTCGGCGCTGCGGGAAGATCCTGACGTGATCCTGGTGGGTGAACTGCGCGACCTGGAAACCATCCGCCTGGCGCTGACGGCGGCGGAGACCGGGCACCTGGTGTTTGGCACATTGCACACCAGCTCGGCGGCGAAGACCGTAGACCGGCTGGTGGATGTGTTCCCGGCCGGGGAAAAAGCCATGGTCCGCGCGATGCTGTCGGAGTCGTTGCAGGCGGTGGTGTCTCAAGTGCTGGTGAAGAAGATGGGCGGCGGGCGGGTGGCGGCTCACGAGATCATGCTGGGCACGCCGGCGATTCGGAATTTGATCCGCGAGGACAAGGTGGCGCAGATGGTCTCGGCGATCCAGACGGGTGGAGCGTTGGGGATGAAGACGCTGGATATGAGTTTGAAGGCGTTGGTCGGGGAGGGCGTGATCAGCAGGGAGGAAGCGCGGGAGAAGGCGAGGGTGCCTGCAGATATCTAG
- a CDS encoding YggS family pyridoxal phosphate-dependent enzyme: MSTIADNIGLVSQRIRAAADAVQRDASSIHLLAVSKTKPALAVREAYAAGMRDFGENYLQEALGKQAELTDLPLSWHFIGPIQSNKTRAIAENFAWVHSVDRLKIAQRLSEQRPANLPPLNICIQVNVSGEASKSGCTPADLPALANAISALPRLKLRGLMAIPEPTEDRAAQDAAFATVRELQARLNLPLDTLSMGMSHDLESAIAQGATWVRIGTALFGARDYGQP; this comes from the coding sequence ATGTCGACGATAGCAGACAACATCGGCCTGGTTAGCCAGCGCATCCGCGCCGCAGCCGACGCCGTGCAACGTGACGCAAGCAGCATCCACCTGCTGGCCGTGAGCAAGACCAAACCCGCACTCGCAGTGCGCGAAGCCTATGCCGCCGGGATGCGCGATTTTGGCGAAAACTATCTACAGGAAGCGTTGGGAAAACAGGCGGAATTGACCGACCTGCCCTTGAGTTGGCACTTCATCGGCCCCATTCAATCGAACAAGACTCGTGCGATCGCCGAGAACTTCGCTTGGGTGCATTCCGTGGACCGTTTGAAAATTGCTCAACGTTTGTCCGAACAGCGCCCGGCCAACCTGCCGCCGCTGAATATCTGCATTCAGGTCAACGTCAGTGGCGAAGCCAGCAAGTCCGGCTGTACACCCGCCGACCTGCCGGCCCTGGCCAATGCGATCAGCGCCCTGCCGCGCCTGAAACTGCGTGGCTTGATGGCGATCCCCGAGCCGACTGAAGATCGGGCGGCCCAAGATGCGGCGTTCGCCACCGTACGCGAGCTGCAAGCCCGTTTGAATCTGCCGTTGGACACACTTTCCATGGGCATGAGCCACGACCTCGAGTCGGCCATTGCCCAAGGCGCCACCTGGGTGCGGATCGGTACCGCCCTGTTTGGCGCCCGCGACTACGGCCAGCCTTGA
- the proC gene encoding pyrroline-5-carboxylate reductase has product MTDTRIAFIGAGNMAASLIGGLRAQGLGSAQIRASDPGAETRARVSAEHGIETFADNAEAIQGVDVIVLAVKPQAMKAVCESLRPSLQPQQLVVSIAAGINCASLKQWLGAQPIVRCMPNTPSLLRKGVSGLYATAEVSAAQRDQAQELLSAVGIALWLEQEQQLDAVTAVSGSGPAYFFLLIEAMTAAGVKLGLSKDVAEQLAEQTALGAAHMAVASDVDAAELRRRVTSPGGTTQAAIESFQAGGFEALVEKALGAAAHRSAELAEQLGK; this is encoded by the coding sequence ATGACAGACACGCGTATAGCTTTTATCGGCGCCGGCAACATGGCGGCCAGCCTGATCGGTGGCCTACGGGCCCAAGGCCTGGGCAGCGCGCAAATTCGCGCCAGCGACCCGGGCGCCGAGACCCGTGCCCGCGTCAGCGCCGAGCACGGCATTGAAACCTTTGCCGACAACGCCGAGGCCATCCAGGGCGTCGATGTGATCGTGCTGGCAGTCAAGCCGCAAGCCATGAAGGCCGTGTGCGAAAGCCTGCGCCCGAGCCTGCAGCCGCAGCAACTGGTGGTGTCCATCGCCGCCGGGATCAACTGCGCCAGCCTGAAGCAATGGCTCGGCGCCCAGCCGATCGTGCGTTGCATGCCCAACACCCCTTCGCTGCTGCGCAAAGGCGTGAGCGGCCTGTATGCCACCGCCGAAGTCAGCGCTGCCCAGCGTGACCAGGCCCAGGAGCTGCTGTCCGCCGTGGGCATCGCCCTGTGGCTGGAACAGGAGCAGCAACTGGACGCGGTCACCGCTGTGTCCGGCAGCGGCCCGGCGTATTTCTTCCTATTGATCGAAGCCATGACCGCCGCCGGCGTGAAACTGGGCCTGTCCAAGGACGTTGCCGAGCAACTGGCTGAACAGACCGCCCTGGGCGCCGCACATATGGCGGTGGCCAGCGACGTGGACGCGGCCGAGTTGCGCCGTCGCGTGACCTCCCCTGGCGGCACCACACAGGCAGCCATCGAGTCGTTCCAGGCCGGGGGCTTTGAAGCCCTGGTTGAAAAAGCATTGGGCGCCGCTGCGCACCGCTCGGCCGAACTCGCCGAACAACTTGGCAAATAA